The following proteins come from a genomic window of Nitrospirota bacterium:
- a CDS encoding MogA/MoaB family molybdenum cofactor biosynthesis protein, with the protein MITVAILTLSDKGSRGEREDLSGAAIADILKSIDAVVAHYDILPDEKSMIKEKLIEYSGKVDLILTTGGTGLSPRDVTPEATLEVIEREIPGIAEAVRIEGLKKTKRAMLSRAVAGVRSRTLIINLPGSPKAVKENLEVIIDIIPHAIEKIKGDTKECANK; encoded by the coding sequence ATGATAACTGTTGCGATACTAACATTAAGCGACAAGGGTTCAAGAGGAGAGAGAGAGGACTTGAGCGGCGCTGCTATTGCAGACATACTAAAAAGCATAGACGCGGTGGTTGCTCATTATGATATTCTGCCCGATGAAAAGAGTATGATAAAAGAAAAGCTTATTGAATATTCCGGCAAAGTTGACCTGATACTTACAACAGGCGGCACAGGTCTTTCACCAAGGGATGTTACGCCGGAGGCAACGCTTGAAGTAATCGAGAGGGAAATACCCGGCATTGCCGAGGCAGTCAGAATTGAGGGTTTGAAGAAAACAAAGAGGGCTATGCTTTCAAGGGCCGTGGCTGGTGTGAGGAGCAGGACATTGATAATAAATCTTCCTGGCAGTCCAAAGGCTGTAAAAGAGAATCTTGAAGTTATAATTGATATAATCCCTCATGCAATTGAGAAAATAAAAGGAGATACAAAAGAATGTGCAAACAAATGA
- a CDS encoding MOSC domain-containing protein, whose translation MTGKVVAINTSDKKGMRKKTIKEAVIKTNYGIEGDAHASSEWHRQVSLLALESIKKMQALGLDVKPGDFAENITTEGINLPELPIGTKMKIGEVELEVSQIGKECHTRCAIYYQAGDCVMPKQGIFVKVSKGGKIKEGDKIRVESEKLKVES comes from the coding sequence ATGACAGGGAAGGTTGTGGCAATTAACACGAGTGACAAAAAAGGCATGCGTAAAAAAACAATTAAAGAGGCTGTAATAAAAACAAATTACGGTATTGAGGGCGATGCTCATGCCTCATCTGAATGGCACAGGCAGGTAAGCCTTCTGGCGCTTGAAAGCATAAAAAAAATGCAGGCGCTTGGCTTGGATGTAAAACCCGGTGATTTTGCAGAAAACATAACAACCGAAGGCATCAATCTCCCTGAACTTCCCATAGGCACAAAAATGAAAATCGGCGAGGTTGAACTGGAGGTAAGTCAGATAGGCAAGGAGTGTCATACGCGCTGCGCCATATATTATCAGGCAGGTGACTGCGTTATGCCAAAGCAAGGCATATTTGTAAAAGTAAGTAAAGGCGGAAAAATCAAAGAAGGAGACAAAATTAGAGTTGAAAGTGAAAAGTTGAAAGTTGAAAGTTAG
- a CDS encoding flippase-like domain-containing protein encodes MARKLNKILLLVLKLVVSSSLLYLVLSKAGVEKVFAIIKTINPFAFISVIFIYIFSLYVSSIRWRLLLPEEFKGKRLFSFYLIGSFFNTFLPGIIGGDAVKTYYLYKETNKGSLSFASVFMDRYIGFISLMTIALISFAAGFKYVKGSLIEWLLPTIVFSFLIGSLAIFRLRLGKGIKALSEFYGYFSEYRSQKMVLIKTLMLSCAIQVMAILSMYIIARGLGPHIYLSYFFIFFPIIVTISTLPISISGIGLREGAFVLLFGMAGVKPEMATAMSFAWFLSTASGGLVGLFEYLRLKT; translated from the coding sequence TTGGCGCGGAAACTGAATAAAATACTCCTGCTCGTCCTAAAGCTTGTTGTAAGCTCAAGCCTGCTTTATTTGGTCCTGTCAAAGGCAGGGGTGGAAAAGGTATTTGCAATCATTAAAACCATAAATCCCTTTGCTTTTATCAGCGTAATATTTATTTACATTTTTTCGCTGTATGTGTCATCAATACGGTGGAGGCTTCTGCTGCCGGAGGAATTTAAAGGAAAAAGACTCTTTTCTTTTTACTTGATAGGCTCATTTTTTAACACATTTCTTCCGGGCATTATCGGCGGAGATGCCGTGAAGACCTATTATCTTTACAAGGAGACAAATAAAGGCAGTCTCAGTTTTGCCTCTGTCTTCATGGACAGATATATAGGCTTTATCTCGCTGATGACTATAGCGCTTATATCTTTTGCAGCAGGATTTAAATATGTAAAGGGGTCTTTGATTGAATGGCTCCTGCCAACAATAGTCTTTTCCTTTCTTATCGGAAGCCTTGCAATATTCAGGCTCCGCCTCGGCAAAGGAATAAAAGCGCTTTCGGAGTTTTACGGTTATTTTAGCGAATACCGCAGTCAGAAGATGGTGCTCATAAAAACACTGATGCTCTCATGTGCTATTCAGGTAATGGCAATCTTATCCATGTATATAATTGCACGGGGACTTGGACCGCATATTTACCTTTCATATTTTTTTATCTTTTTCCCTATAATAGTAACAATCTCTACTCTGCCGATTTCTATCTCAGGAATCGGATTAAGGGAAGGGGCCTTTGTCCTTTTATTCGGCATGGCAGGCGTTAAACCTGAAATGGCAACAGCGATGTCGTTTGCATGGTTCTTATCCACTGCATCCGGAGGGCTTGTCGGACTTTTTGAATATTTAAGGCTAAAAACATGA
- a CDS encoding glycosyltransferase family 2 protein, which translates to MKVSVVIPLYNEEENIAILHQRLKETLDRLGCDYEIIYIDDGSTDRTLAGLEGIQAEDKKVVVLSLRRNFGQTAAFAAGFDFARGDIVITMDGDLQNDPVDIPKLLDLIKDNDLVSGWRKKRKDAFITRRLPSILANWIISKVTGVKLHDYGCSLKAYRREVIKNLKLYGEMHRFIPAVASWYGVRIAEVETTHYPRLRGKSKYGLSRTMKVILDLITVKFLQSFSTKPLQFFGPIGLFSSAAGVFISLYLSIEKIFIGKPIGGRPLLLLGILLIIVGIQLIGMGLLGEMLVRVYHESQRKPIYVIKKIIGAETE; encoded by the coding sequence ATGAAAGTTTCTGTTGTAATACCTCTATATAACGAAGAGGAAAACATAGCCATCCTGCACCAGAGGCTTAAGGAGACGCTTGACCGTCTTGGATGCGACTATGAAATAATCTATATTGACGATGGAAGTACTGACAGAACATTAGCAGGACTTGAAGGAATTCAGGCAGAAGATAAGAAAGTCGTTGTGCTCAGCCTGAGAAGAAATTTCGGGCAGACAGCAGCCTTCGCAGCAGGCTTTGATTTCGCAAGAGGAGATATAGTAATCACAATGGACGGAGACCTCCAGAATGACCCTGTGGACATTCCTAAGCTTCTTGACTTGATAAAAGACAATGACCTGGTCAGCGGATGGCGGAAAAAAAGAAAGGACGCCTTCATTACAAGACGTCTGCCTTCAATACTTGCAAACTGGATAATAAGCAAGGTAACCGGTGTTAAACTGCACGACTACGGCTGCTCTCTCAAGGCCTACAGGAGAGAAGTTATCAAGAATTTGAAATTATATGGTGAGATGCACAGATTCATACCTGCAGTTGCAAGCTGGTACGGAGTCCGCATTGCAGAGGTAGAGACAACTCATTATCCGAGGCTCAGAGGGAAGTCTAAATACGGGCTGTCTCGGACCATGAAAGTAATCCTGGACCTTATAACCGTAAAATTCCTTCAGAGTTTCTCAACAAAGCCTCTGCAGTTCTTCGGCCCTATCGGATTATTCAGCAGCGCGGCAGGGGTTTTTATATCACTTTACCTCAGCATAGAAAAAATATTTATCGGAAAACCAATAGGAGGAAGGCCTCTGCTCCTTTTGGGAATTTTATTGATAATCGTAGGGATACAGTTAATCGGCATGGGGCTATTGGGTGAAATGCTCGTGAGGGTATACCACGAAAGCCAGAGAAAACCTATTTACGTCATCAAGAAAATCATTGGCGCGGAAACTGAATAA
- a CDS encoding glycosyltransferase family 39 protein: MLETLREIDVSLFYLINRHLQNIIFDVSMPIITNRYYFIILILMAWLIIKNKKKALIPIVLTIISVALSDWTANILKHLIGRIRPCHALEGARMLVGCTNSFSMPSNHAANSFAIILAVSYISGKWMRWTALTVALLVGFSRVYVGVHYPSDVLVGALTGIAVSVLVIKFYEWASVRYKFKPYTTMLLISLLGLSLFRIYYITYGVIDLSPDEAHYWEWARRLDLSYYSKGPMIAYLIAFGTAIFGDNVFGIRIMAVVFSALSSIFMYLLGKKLFDERAGLAAAVLMQIVPLYSAYGVLFTIDSPFIFFWVLSLYLFWRAINPEMWNSECGMQNSNSELRTPNSELKTWLLLGISIGFGLLTKYTMAFFYICALLFLLASKQRRRILLTKEPYISLALSLIIFSPVIIWNAGHDWVTLKHTAGQAHISGQWSVVSDHWLKNFSEFLGSQIGVITPIIFVLIMYSLFKLKNKTIMPQRDTKENENVIARSGSDEAISKDEIPRYARNDRLSGLSDEYSGNFLFWFSIPIIVFFLLKSFQGKVQANWALPAYAAGFIAFSAVFISRWESIKKWIKWAVITGIFISLTITATAYYPALPLKLIPIAIAHYPAILQLLPKIDPTKLDPTARTRGWEELGVEVSRVSDRLSKKGPFFIISDKYQVSSELAFYVKGQPVTYCVNLGRRMNQYDLWPGFDTLVNFNAVFVTIDDVQMPEAVGSAFDRCEKRFFTAFSKDKKLRDYSIFTCYNFKGMLQKGINSY; this comes from the coding sequence ATGTTGGAAACTCTTCGTGAAATTGATGTATCGCTGTTTTATCTGATAAACAGACACCTGCAGAACATTATCTTTGACGTCTCTATGCCGATTATTACAAACAGGTACTATTTCATCATTCTGATTTTAATGGCATGGCTCATAATAAAAAATAAAAAAAAGGCTCTAATCCCGATAGTCCTGACAATCATATCTGTTGCGCTCTCTGACTGGACGGCAAATATATTAAAGCATCTCATCGGGAGAATACGCCCCTGCCATGCGTTAGAAGGTGCAAGGATGCTTGTAGGCTGCACTAATTCTTTTTCCATGCCTTCAAATCATGCCGCGAATTCATTCGCAATTATACTTGCCGTATCCTACATATCAGGGAAATGGATGCGATGGACGGCGCTGACAGTGGCTTTACTCGTAGGCTTCTCAAGGGTATATGTCGGTGTTCATTATCCGTCTGATGTGCTTGTCGGGGCATTGACAGGCATTGCAGTTTCTGTCCTTGTAATCAAGTTTTATGAATGGGCGTCTGTCAGATACAAGTTTAAACCCTATACCACCATGCTTCTAATCTCTCTGCTGGGACTGAGTCTTTTCCGCATTTACTACATCACATACGGCGTTATTGACTTAAGTCCTGACGAGGCGCATTACTGGGAATGGGCAAGAAGGCTTGATTTAAGCTACTACTCAAAGGGCCCGATGATTGCTTACCTCATAGCATTCGGCACAGCCATATTCGGAGACAATGTATTTGGTATACGGATAATGGCTGTCGTATTCTCCGCGCTGAGCAGCATCTTTATGTATCTGCTCGGCAAAAAACTTTTTGACGAGCGGGCAGGATTAGCAGCCGCAGTATTGATGCAGATTGTACCGCTTTATTCTGCATACGGAGTGCTTTTTACAATAGATTCGCCATTTATATTTTTCTGGGTATTGTCTCTCTATTTGTTTTGGAGAGCTATAAATCCTGAAATGTGGAATTCGGAATGCGGAATGCAGAATTCTAACTCCGAACTCCGAACTCCGAACTCCGAACTTAAAACTTGGCTTCTCCTCGGCATTTCCATTGGGTTTGGCCTTCTCACAAAATACACAATGGCATTCTTTTACATCTGCGCGTTACTCTTCCTCCTCGCCTCAAAGCAGCGCAGAAGGATTCTCCTTACAAAAGAGCCTTATATAAGCCTTGCTTTAAGTCTTATCATCTTCAGCCCTGTTATTATCTGGAACGCCGGGCATGACTGGGTCACTTTAAAACATACAGCAGGACAGGCGCATATCAGTGGTCAGTGGTCAGTGGTTAGTGATCACTGGTTAAAAAACTTCTCTGAATTCTTAGGCTCGCAGATCGGGGTCATTACACCAATAATTTTTGTACTTATAATGTATTCGTTATTTAAACTTAAAAATAAAACAATCATGCCACAAAGAGATACAAAGGAGAATGAAAATGTCATTGCGAGGAGCGGTAGCGACGAAGCAATCTCTAAAGACGAGATTCCTCGCTACGCTCGGAATGACAGGTTAAGTGGATTGTCAGATGAATACAGCGGGAATTTTCTGTTCTGGTTTTCTATCCCCATAATTGTCTTCTTCCTGCTGAAGAGTTTTCAGGGCAAGGTGCAGGCGAACTGGGCGCTGCCTGCTTATGCAGCCGGTTTTATCGCATTTTCTGCGGTGTTCATCAGCAGATGGGAAAGCATAAAAAAATGGATCAAATGGGCAGTAATCACCGGTATTTTCATCTCATTGACAATCACTGCAACTGCATATTATCCTGCGCTGCCTCTTAAACTGATACCCATCGCAATAGCCCACTATCCTGCCATCCTGCAACTGCTTCCTAAAATAGACCCGACTAAGTTGGATCCGACAGCCAGGACCAGGGGATGGGAAGAACTCGGCGTAGAGGTAAGCCGAGTATCTGATAGGCTCTCAAAAAAGGGGCCTTTCTTTATCATTTCCGACAAATATCAGGTATCAAGCGAGCTTGCCTTCTATGTAAAGGGACAGCCTGTCACATACTGCGTTAATCTTGGAAGAAGGATGAACCAGTATGACCTCTGGCCCGGTTTTGATACTCTCGTCAATTTTAATGCTGTTTTTGTTACAATAGACGATGTGCAAATGCCAGAAGCAGTCGGATCGGCATTTGACAGGTGTGAAAAGCGGTTCTTTACTGCTTTTAGCAAAGATAAAAAACTAAGAGACTATTCTATATTCACATGCTACAACTTTAAGGGGATGCTTCAAAAAGGGATAAATAGCTACTGA
- the trpS gene encoding tryptophan--tRNA ligase — MEAGLDRVLSGMQASGRLHLGNLIGALQNWVRLQEKYDCFYFIADWHGLTTGYEKPSVIKESTNDLLINFLAAGLDPDKCTIFLQSKLLQHAELHLLLSMITPLGWLERVPTYKEKQQELKDRDLSTYGFLGYPLLQTADIIIYKAKYVPVGVDQVPHLEISREIARRFNYLYKEVFPEPKALLTKFPKVPGLDGRKMSKSYDNAIYLSDSPEAAEQKLRTMMTDPARKRRTDKGAPELSPVFHLHKIFSSKEEQEEVAEGCRTARIGCIDCKKILIKNIFKALEPIWQKRAELIANPKAVREIIEKGTEKARKAAEETMVSVREAMGLG, encoded by the coding sequence ATGGAGGCTGGATTGGACAGAGTTCTCAGCGGTATGCAGGCGAGCGGCAGGCTTCATCTCGGCAATCTCATTGGAGCGCTCCAGAACTGGGTGAGGCTTCAGGAGAAATACGACTGTTTTTATTTCATTGCAGATTGGCACGGACTTACCACGGGATATGAAAAGCCCTCTGTGATTAAGGAATCAACAAACGACCTTCTGATTAATTTCCTTGCAGCCGGGCTGGACCCTGATAAGTGCACAATATTCCTTCAGTCAAAGCTTCTTCAGCACGCTGAACTGCATCTTTTGCTTTCTATGATTACGCCGCTTGGATGGCTTGAGAGGGTTCCCACATATAAAGAAAAACAGCAGGAACTGAAAGACAGGGATTTATCCACCTATGGTTTTTTGGGATACCCCCTGCTTCAGACGGCGGACATCATCATTTACAAGGCTAAGTATGTGCCTGTGGGAGTTGACCAGGTTCCTCACCTTGAGATTTCAAGAGAGATTGCCAGGAGGTTTAACTATCTTTACAAAGAGGTTTTCCCTGAACCGAAGGCGCTGCTCACAAAGTTTCCAAAGGTTCCCGGCCTTGACGGAAGAAAGATGTCAAAGAGTTATGATAATGCGATATACCTGTCAGACTCGCCTGAAGCGGCTGAACAGAAACTCAGGACCATGATGACTGACCCTGCGAGGAAAAGAAGGACGGACAAAGGCGCTCCTGAACTTTCGCCTGTTTTTCATCTGCATAAGATTTTTTCCTCAAAAGAAGAGCAGGAGGAGGTTGCCGAAGGCTGCAGGACTGCTCGGATAGGGTGCATTGATTGCAAAAAGATACTTATAAAGAATATTTTTAAGGCGCTTGAGCCGATATGGCAGAAGCGCGCTGAACTCATTGCAAACCCAAAGGCTGTGAGGGAGATAATAGAGAAGGGGACTGAAAAGGCAAGGAAGGCGGCTGAGGAGACGATGGTTAGCGTGCGCGAGGCAATGGGGCTTGGTTAG
- a CDS encoding AURKAIP1/COX24 domain-containing protein: MGSVVKWRKKKMSKHKHKKLLKKTKHQRRANK; the protein is encoded by the coding sequence GTGGGTAGTGTTGTTAAGTGGCGCAAAAAAAAGATGAGCAAGCACAAGCATAAAAAACTTCTCAAGAAGACAAAACATCAGAGAAGAGCTAATAAATAG
- a CDS encoding CoA protein activase has protein sequence MRFIGLDAGSVSVKYVVLDENGNKLSSSYVRHKGHPLKVALELLKSAVGKELTANSYELNAVFSLSITGSAGRLIASVLGIEPVNELVAQAYATRKLSPHVRTIIELGGEDSKLIMLGENGVKEFSMNSVCAAGTGSFLDQQAERLRLTIEEFSELSLKSKKPPRIAGRCSVFAKSDMIHLQQIATPMEDIVAGLCFAVARNFKGSVLRGRKIEKPISFQGGVAANKGMIRAFKEVFELDELFVPPDFNLIGALGAALKDMNDNRINLFDIKRLEDFIKSEKSLETGYTPLILKDDDFFERHLKDSEELRVMSYELGDRGENSKFKIQNSEVIPAYLGIDIGSISTNLAVIDENCNLLSKRYLMTAGQPIEAVKQGLKEIGEEVGDKVEIICVGTTGSGRYMIADYVGADIVKNEITAQATAAAFIDRNVDTIFEIGGQDSKYISLRDGVIVDFEMNKACAAGTGSFLEEQAEKLSISVKDDFASLAFSAENPCRLGERCTVFMENSLMSNLQRGADKNNLLAGLAYSIVQNYINRVVAGKPIGENIFFQGGVAFNKSVVAAFEKYLNRKITVPPNHDVTGAIGMALIARDYMNRAAEQQSSRAIGQQEATAALLSYCATAPTSFKGFELSKRPYSVSSFECKGCPNVCEINRIKIEGEDGYLFYGGRCEKYDVRKKKTSSEIPDIFGFRDEILWKEHLRYSEELRVKSLELNDKGGDSKFKIQNSKHKIGIPYIFYFHEYLPFWTTLLWELGFDVLVSPKTNRQIVSLGLESILSETCFPVKVAYGHIKHLLNEGADALLIPSFINLNTEEESLERGFACPYTQTIPYSARVAFPDADIVSPVVNLKRGRKFMLNELSKTFKPFGVKSVRIKEALPLAEEAQNAFLRSIREKGAEVLSSIKDKTIVIVGRDYNSFDRGMNLEIPKKLADLNVLSIPMDFLPLNDHSIDSEWPNMYWRSGQRILKAAMAIRENPRLYPIYIGNFSCGPDSFILKYFKRELQGKPFLHIEIDEHSADAGAITRCEAFLDSIKQSEELRVMSYELRDKKTSDSKPQTPNLRKRTVYIPMMSDHAYALAAAFERCGVPAEVLPESDKESTDIGRKHVSGKECYPCAVTTGDMLKRVLSSDFKPAESAFFMPSGSGPCRFGQYNVFHRMALEELGYPDVPIFAPNQDVEFYRDLGIVGKDFALRSWQGIIAIELLTKCLHETRPYEKEDGSAGFIYREYLGKIYSSLRGTNGKVEGLLKNMRRDFQNLLPGSSGQKDRKPLIGIIGEIFVRSNKFSNEDIVRKIETHGGEAWLAPVEEWIYYVNHTAAQKALLKKEWSDIMSTLLKTFFQKRVEHKYAGYFSGFLKTLKEPETKEIIKKASPYLHSSFEGEAILSIGKAVDLIERGASGIVNAMPFGCMPGTIVTALMQGLNRKYGIPCISIPYDGTESPTTEIQLEAFMHQAKENLMRR, from the coding sequence ATGAGATTTATAGGTCTTGACGCAGGCTCTGTGAGTGTGAAATATGTGGTCCTTGATGAAAACGGCAACAAGCTCAGCAGCAGCTATGTAAGACACAAAGGGCATCCACTCAAAGTCGCGCTTGAACTGCTTAAATCAGCAGTCGGCAAAGAGCTGACAGCTAATAGCTATGAGCTAAACGCTGTTTTTTCCCTCTCCATCACCGGCTCCGCGGGCAGGCTTATCGCCTCTGTATTAGGCATTGAGCCTGTCAACGAGCTTGTTGCGCAGGCTTATGCAACCCGTAAACTTTCCCCTCATGTCAGGACCATCATAGAACTCGGCGGCGAGGACTCAAAACTTATCATGTTAGGAGAAAACGGCGTAAAAGAATTCTCTATGAATTCTGTATGCGCCGCAGGAACCGGCTCGTTCCTTGACCAGCAGGCTGAAAGGCTCCGCCTTACGATTGAAGAGTTCAGCGAACTCAGCCTCAAATCAAAGAAACCTCCGAGGATTGCAGGAAGATGCAGCGTATTTGCAAAATCAGACATGATCCATCTCCAGCAGATAGCAACTCCCATGGAGGACATCGTTGCCGGTTTATGCTTTGCTGTTGCCAGGAATTTTAAAGGCTCTGTTTTGCGCGGCAGGAAAATTGAAAAGCCTATTTCTTTTCAGGGCGGCGTTGCGGCAAATAAAGGCATGATAAGGGCGTTTAAAGAGGTGTTTGAACTTGATGAGCTTTTTGTCCCTCCTGATTTCAACCTGATAGGCGCATTAGGCGCTGCCTTAAAAGACATGAATGACAACAGGATAAACTTATTTGACATTAAGAGGCTTGAAGACTTCATAAAATCCGAGAAATCTTTAGAGACAGGATATACGCCTCTGATATTAAAAGATGATGACTTTTTTGAAAGACATCTGAAAGACAGTGAAGAGTTAAGAGTTATGAGTTATGAGTTAGGAGATAGAGGGGAAAATTCAAAATTCAAAATTCAAAACTCCGAAGTAATACCGGCTTATCTCGGCATTGACATCGGCTCCATAAGCACAAACCTTGCTGTCATAGATGAAAACTGCAACCTCCTCTCAAAGCGTTATCTTATGACTGCCGGACAGCCGATAGAAGCGGTAAAGCAGGGGCTGAAAGAGATAGGAGAAGAGGTCGGAGATAAGGTTGAGATAATTTGTGTGGGCACAACAGGTTCAGGCAGGTATATGATTGCCGATTACGTTGGCGCTGATATTGTAAAAAACGAGATTACTGCGCAGGCAACAGCAGCCGCATTCATTGACAGGAATGTAGATACGATATTTGAGATAGGAGGGCAGGATTCAAAATATATATCGCTCAGGGACGGCGTCATAGTTGATTTTGAAATGAACAAGGCATGCGCTGCAGGCACAGGTTCGTTTCTTGAGGAACAGGCTGAAAAACTCAGCATCTCAGTAAAGGATGACTTTGCATCTCTTGCCTTTTCCGCGGAAAATCCATGCCGCCTCGGCGAAAGATGCACGGTTTTTATGGAGAATTCTCTCATGTCAAACCTGCAGAGAGGCGCAGACAAAAATAACCTGCTGGCAGGCCTTGCATACTCAATCGTTCAGAATTACATAAACAGGGTCGTTGCAGGAAAGCCAATCGGCGAAAACATATTCTTTCAGGGAGGAGTGGCATTCAACAAATCCGTTGTTGCCGCATTTGAAAAATACCTTAACAGGAAAATAACTGTCCCTCCGAATCATGACGTTACAGGCGCAATCGGCATGGCGCTAATTGCGAGAGACTACATGAATAGAGCAGCAGAGCAACAGAGCAGCAGAGCAATAGGGCAGCAAGAGGCCACTGCTGCGCTACTGAGCTACTGCGCTACTGCTCCAACCAGTTTCAAGGGCTTTGAACTGTCAAAGCGTCCATATTCGGTTTCATCCTTTGAATGCAAGGGCTGTCCTAATGTCTGCGAAATAAACAGGATAAAGATCGAAGGCGAAGACGGTTACCTGTTTTATGGAGGCAGGTGCGAAAAGTATGACGTAAGAAAAAAGAAAACATCCTCGGAGATTCCTGACATCTTTGGATTCAGGGATGAGATATTGTGGAAAGAACACCTGCGATATAGTGAAGAGTTAAGAGTTAAGAGTTTAGAGTTAAATGATAAGGGAGGAGATTCAAAATTCAAAATTCAAAATTCAAAACACAAGATCGGTATCCCTTACATTTTCTATTTTCATGAATATCTGCCATTCTGGACAACTTTGTTATGGGAACTTGGGTTTGATGTCCTTGTGTCACCAAAAACGAACAGGCAGATAGTAAGCCTCGGGCTTGAATCCATACTTTCAGAGACGTGCTTCCCTGTGAAGGTTGCATACGGCCACATAAAACATCTCTTAAATGAAGGCGCTGATGCATTATTAATTCCAAGCTTCATAAACCTGAACACAGAGGAGGAATCACTTGAAAGAGGGTTTGCCTGTCCCTATACACAGACAATACCTTACTCCGCACGGGTTGCATTTCCTGATGCAGATATAGTTTCTCCTGTGGTGAATCTGAAGCGCGGCAGGAAATTCATGCTGAATGAACTCTCAAAGACATTTAAACCTTTCGGGGTAAAAAGTGTACGGATAAAAGAGGCTTTACCCCTTGCAGAAGAAGCACAGAATGCATTTCTCAGGTCCATACGGGAAAAGGGCGCTGAAGTTTTATCATCTATAAAAGATAAGACTATTGTAATTGTAGGACGCGACTACAATTCATTTGACAGAGGGATGAACCTTGAAATACCGAAAAAACTCGCGGACCTGAATGTCCTATCTATTCCGATGGATTTCCTCCCGCTGAATGATCATTCAATTGACTCTGAGTGGCCGAATATGTACTGGAGGTCAGGACAGAGGATACTGAAGGCTGCGATGGCTATAAGAGAGAACCCCCGTCTCTACCCGATTTATATAGGAAATTTTTCATGCGGGCCTGACTCATTCATATTGAAATATTTTAAGAGGGAACTGCAGGGCAAACCTTTTCTTCACATTGAGATAGACGAGCACAGCGCTGACGCAGGGGCAATAACAAGATGCGAGGCATTTCTTGACAGCATCAAACAAAGTGAAGAGTTAAGAGTTATGAGTTATGAGTTAAGAGATAAAAAAACTTCAGACTCCAAACCCCAAACTCCAAACTTAAGAAAGCGCACTGTTTACATTCCCATGATGTCTGACCATGCTTATGCGCTTGCCGCTGCATTTGAACGCTGCGGTGTGCCTGCAGAGGTATTGCCTGAATCAGACAAAGAAAGCACCGACATTGGCAGGAAGCATGTTTCAGGAAAAGAATGCTACCCGTGCGCTGTAACAACAGGCGATATGCTCAAACGGGTTCTTTCTTCTGATTTCAAACCAGCCGAATCTGCTTTTTTCATGCCTTCAGGCTCAGGCCCGTGCAGGTTCGGGCAGTATAATGTATTTCACAGAATGGCGCTTGAAGAACTCGGTTATCCTGATGTGCCGATATTCGCGCCAAATCAGGATGTTGAATTTTACAGAGACCTCGGCATAGTCGGCAAGGATTTCGCTCTCAGGTCATGGCAGGGGATAATTGCCATTGAACTGCTGACAAAATGCCTGCATGAGACCAGGCCCTATGAAAAAGAAGACGGCTCTGCAGGCTTCATTTACAGGGAATATCTCGGAAAGATATATTCCTCGCTGAGAGGAACCAACGGGAAAGTTGAAGGCCTTCTGAAAAATATGCGGAGGGATTTTCAAAATCTGCTCCCGGGCAGCTCGGGACAAAAAGACAGGAAACCTCTGATAGGAATCATAGGCGAGATATTTGTAAGAAGCAACAAGTTCTCAAATGAAGATATTGTAAGGAAAATAGAGACTCACGGCGGTGAGGCATGGCTTGCGCCTGTTGAGGAATGGATATATTATGTCAATCACACGGCTGCTCAAAAAGCCTTGCTAAAAAAAGAATGGTCTGATATTATGAGTACTCTTTTAAAGACTTTCTTTCAAAAAAGGGTAGAGCATAAATACGCAGGATACTTTTCAGGTTTCCTTAAAACACTGAAAGAACCGGAAACAAAGGAAATAATAAAAAAGGCGTCTCCATATCTGCACAGTTCTTTTGAAGGAGAGGCCATACTGAGCATAGGCAAGGCGGTGGACCTCATAGAGAGAGGCGCCTCAGGCATTGTAAATGCAATGCCCTTTGGATGCATGCCCGGCACAATAGTAACTGCGCTGATGCAGGGGCTGAACAGAAAGTACGGAATTCCTTGTATAAGCATCCCGTATGACGGGACTGAATCTCCGACAACAGAGATACAGCTTGAGGCATTTATGCATCAGGCAAAAGAAAATTTAATGAGGAGGTGA